A section of the Oceanispirochaeta sp. genome encodes:
- a CDS encoding zinc-binding dehydrogenase: MTKSMIFTAPGELEIVEETVPVPGKGQVLVKNWLSLISPGTELALFTGTHVGFNDPDIEWARYPLRPGYATAGIREDTGELIMYYGLHSTHGLFNPEKDPWATISEETMEPSLFGRFAQISGTVPELAAGRSGNVLVFGAGLIGNFCAQLFQLNHKVIIADISDKRLRLASACGIESVINSAKEDLAGQIKELTDGEGVDIITEATGVPGLVSQALELVNTMGSVYLLGSSRGEVCLNAYKYIHRKGTSLIGAHESTVKKPLREQLQSMISLLNNSELKTGGMITHRIVPEQAQEYYNHLLNDRDNYLGILIDWRY, translated from the coding sequence ATGACTAAGAGCATGATTTTTACAGCTCCGGGAGAACTGGAGATAGTAGAAGAGACCGTACCAGTACCCGGAAAGGGTCAGGTGCTAGTGAAAAACTGGCTGTCACTCATCAGCCCCGGTACTGAACTGGCACTCTTTACAGGAACTCATGTAGGTTTTAATGATCCCGATATTGAATGGGCCCGATATCCCTTGCGCCCCGGGTATGCCACAGCAGGAATCAGAGAGGATACAGGTGAACTCATTATGTATTATGGTCTGCACAGCACCCACGGTCTGTTCAATCCTGAAAAAGACCCCTGGGCAACTATTTCTGAGGAAACCATGGAGCCGTCCCTGTTCGGCCGTTTTGCCCAGATCTCCGGAACCGTTCCCGAACTGGCTGCCGGAAGATCCGGGAATGTGCTTGTTTTCGGTGCCGGCCTTATAGGAAACTTCTGTGCCCAGCTATTTCAGTTGAACCACAAAGTTATTATTGCCGACATTTCTGACAAACGTCTCAGGCTGGCTTCGGCATGCGGCATAGAATCAGTCATTAATTCAGCAAAAGAAGACCTTGCAGGACAGATTAAAGAACTGACTGACGGAGAGGGTGTTGATATAATCACTGAGGCAACTGGTGTTCCAGGCCTGGTATCCCAAGCCCTCGAACTTGTAAATACCATGGGCAGCGTTTATCTACTGGGATCATCAAGAGGAGAGGTCTGCCTGAATGCCTACAAGTACATACACAGGAAAGGAACCTCTCTTATAGGAGCCCACGAATCAACTGTTAAAAAACCGTTAAGGGAACAGCTTCAGAGTATGATCAGCCTTCTGAACAATTCAGAGCTGAAAACCGGAGGTATGATTACCCACCGGATAGTCCCGGAACAGGCACAGGAGTACTACAATCACTTACTGAATGACAGAGATAACTATCTGGGCATTCTCATTGACTGGCGTTATTGA
- a CDS encoding TIM barrel protein: MNLIYTGISDEGAPGLKEQINLHRQLGWNSLELRSIDGKNICEMPDRDFDEAFEIISEEGFSVAGFGSSIANWSRPVTGDFNIDKQDLMRAAPRMHKLKTPFLRIMSYTQGEASDQEWAEKAISRVLELTRMAEGEGITLIHENCDGWASSKPENMARMLDAIPSKALKIVFDMGNPRSHGHPEEAVFDFLKVCKERIVHIHIKDCYLNEKNEDIHCFPGEGECHVYDIVETMVKEQNFRGYISIEPHMVFQFHKNREKNGEADTKKAANYLAYGRKTMALLSGLEKE; the protein is encoded by the coding sequence ATGAACTTGATTTACACAGGAATAAGCGATGAAGGTGCTCCCGGGCTTAAAGAGCAGATAAATCTGCACCGGCAGCTGGGATGGAACTCTCTTGAACTGCGCAGCATTGACGGAAAGAATATTTGTGAAATGCCTGACAGAGATTTTGATGAAGCCTTTGAGATTATTTCAGAAGAGGGATTTTCTGTTGCCGGATTCGGCTCTTCTATTGCCAACTGGTCCAGGCCTGTAACAGGCGATTTTAACATTGACAAGCAGGATCTTATGAGAGCCGCTCCGCGCATGCATAAGTTGAAGACGCCCTTTCTGCGCATTATGTCTTATACACAGGGGGAGGCTTCAGATCAAGAATGGGCAGAAAAAGCCATCAGCAGAGTTTTGGAACTGACACGCATGGCTGAAGGAGAAGGCATTACCCTGATTCATGAAAACTGTGACGGATGGGCATCGTCTAAGCCGGAAAATATGGCCAGAATGCTGGATGCTATCCCCTCCAAAGCACTTAAAATTGTTTTTGATATGGGAAATCCGCGCAGTCATGGACATCCGGAAGAAGCTGTTTTTGATTTTCTCAAAGTCTGCAAAGAACGTATTGTCCATATTCACATCAAAGACTGCTACCTGAATGAAAAAAACGAAGATATTCACTGCTTCCCCGGTGAAGGTGAATGTCATGTGTACGACATAGTAGAAACCATGGTGAAAGAACAGAATTTCCGGGGCTATATTTCCATAGAACCCCACATGGTTTTTCAGTTTCACAAAAACAGGGAGAAGAACGGTGAAGCCGACACGAAAAAGGCGGCGAACTATCTGGCCTACGGAAGAAAAACCATGGCACTGCTGTCCGGTCTGGAAAAAGAGTAG